From the genome of Spirosomataceae bacterium TFI 002, one region includes:
- a CDS encoding TIR domain-containing protein has protein sequence MENKETLANKTIEIKRLIKAFENQAKKFHKIEFHTYEYHQGQEVENIKFKQPNHLIMLWQFIGKLNGNNEINEFVSNVNDSNLKWGIRGAELTKYGVIIGKATDKFVRMAKRAGALFNEEEALKINTRVSNKVRVEILKKEPKSMPTIGANNNPLAIWLNYLLFHVSKTYSFREHSTKIEPDVFSLSLVALEQLLKEITNKKATKSTKDISKIDFTVAVSFPGEKREYVSNVVDSLKVKLGKDKIFYDLDYQSQLAQPNIDTILQKIYHKQSDLVVIFLCKEYNEKEWCGLEWRSIKDLIKSKQDKKIMLVRFDQTEIDGVFSIDGYIDALKFNENELAEFVIERLEVLNNYA, from the coding sequence TTGGAAAACAAAGAAACTTTAGCTAACAAGACAATAGAAATTAAACGTTTGATTAAAGCTTTTGAAAATCAAGCTAAAAAATTTCATAAAATAGAGTTTCACACGTATGAATATCACCAAGGGCAAGAAGTTGAAAATATAAAATTCAAACAACCAAATCATTTAATAATGTTATGGCAGTTCATAGGTAAATTGAATGGTAACAATGAAATTAATGAATTTGTTAGCAATGTAAATGACAGTAACTTAAAATGGGGAATTAGAGGAGCAGAATTGACTAAATATGGTGTAATTATAGGTAAAGCAACAGATAAGTTTGTTAGAATGGCTAAAAGAGCTGGAGCTTTATTTAACGAGGAAGAGGCTCTAAAAATAAACACTAGGGTTTCTAATAAAGTCAGAGTTGAGATACTTAAAAAAGAACCTAAAAGTATGCCAACTATTGGAGCTAACAACAACCCTTTAGCGATATGGTTGAATTACTTACTATTTCACGTATCTAAAACTTATTCCTTCAGAGAACATTCTACTAAAATTGAACCTGATGTATTTTCCTTATCACTTGTAGCTCTGGAACAATTACTTAAAGAAATAACGAATAAAAAAGCTACCAAATCGACTAAAGATATTTCAAAAATAGATTTTACTGTTGCTGTATCTTTTCCAGGAGAAAAAAGGGAATATGTTTCTAACGTTGTAGATAGTTTAAAAGTTAAACTTGGCAAAGACAAAATTTTCTATGATTTAGATTATCAATCGCAACTTGCACAACCGAATATAGACACTATCCTGCAAAAGATATATCATAAGCAATCTGATTTGGTTGTGATATTTCTATGCAAAGAATATAATGAAAAGGAATGGTGTGGATTAGAATGGAGAAGTATTAAAGATTTAATCAAATCAAAACAAGATAAAAAAATAATGCTCGTTAGGTTTGACCAAACTGAAATAGATGGTGTATTTTCGATTGACGGATATATTGATGCTTTAAAATTCAACGAGAATGAATTAGCTGAATTTGTTATTGAACGACTTGAAGTATTAAATAACTACGCATAA
- a CDS encoding Pectinesterase, producing the protein MPNKTAILYLLFIALTFTSCNKKSIEIFVTPTGNNSNVASKEMPIQTIAKALEMVEAKRHKSGQAITIHLLAGDYYLSKPLHITDKMNNVSIVGAGADQVIIKGSQKLIGKWTPYNKNIWVTDINIDADFNQLFINGEKQILARYPNYDQNSGYWQGHSEDATSKERIATWKNPTGGFIHAMHRGQWGGFHYEITGVDSKGELTLKGGHQNNRPSPMHPKFRMVENIFEELDSAKEWYYDKDEKKLYLWADNNIDLNSATVEIATLNHLIEIKGTNENPVQNFKIEGIRFEHSKRTFMEEYHQLLRSDWTIYRGGAILLDGTENCSISNCEFTNLGGNVIFVNGYNRKAQIIGNHIFNCGASAISFVGDSTAVRSPSYQYSEFVPMEKMDTVQGPANDLYPADCKVENNLIYQIGQVEKQVAGIQLSMSMNIQVKNNSIYDVPRAGINISEGTWGGHIIEYNDVFNTVLESGDHGSFNSWGRDRFWHPKWGVIDSLVHANPQMPNWDAMHTTVIRNNRFRCDHGWDIDLDDGSSNYHIYNNLCLNGGIKLREGFNRVVENNIMVNNGFHPHVWFDNSKDVFKSNVMMTKHFPIRLAAWGTEVDYNLFPDSTALALAQENNTDGHSLFGNPMFVNPEKGDFSLEANSPAFQLGFKNFPMDSFGVQKATLKAIAKQPEIPELNIMSFQKVQKSTREWLGATIKSIETIEEQSASGLFSMEGVIILKLEKDNKLAKSGILEGDVIVGFDDEKVANITQLLNKYQENLWHGKAVLSIIRDQKEMKIPIELK; encoded by the coding sequence ATGCCCAATAAAACAGCAATTCTATATTTACTTTTCATAGCTCTTACTTTCACCAGCTGCAACAAAAAAAGCATTGAAATTTTCGTGACCCCAACAGGAAACAATAGCAATGTTGCTTCTAAAGAAATGCCAATTCAAACTATTGCAAAAGCATTGGAGATGGTAGAAGCAAAGAGACACAAATCGGGTCAGGCAATTACAATCCATTTATTAGCTGGAGATTACTACCTGAGCAAGCCATTACACATTACCGATAAAATGAATAATGTCAGTATCGTAGGTGCCGGAGCTGACCAAGTTATTATCAAAGGCTCACAGAAGTTGATTGGCAAATGGACACCTTACAATAAAAATATATGGGTTACCGATATAAATATCGACGCCGATTTTAATCAATTATTTATCAATGGTGAGAAGCAAATTCTAGCTAGGTACCCAAATTATGACCAAAATAGCGGCTATTGGCAAGGTCACTCAGAAGATGCAACATCTAAGGAACGAATTGCAACTTGGAAAAACCCAACAGGGGGCTTTATACATGCGATGCACCGTGGACAATGGGGTGGCTTCCATTACGAGATCACTGGTGTAGATAGTAAAGGAGAACTTACCCTAAAAGGAGGACATCAAAACAACAGGCCATCGCCCATGCACCCAAAATTCAGAATGGTAGAAAACATTTTTGAAGAGTTGGATAGTGCCAAAGAATGGTATTATGACAAAGACGAAAAGAAGCTCTATCTATGGGCTGACAACAATATTGACTTAAACTCAGCAACAGTTGAAATTGCTACTTTGAATCACCTGATTGAAATAAAGGGTACAAACGAAAATCCTGTTCAAAATTTCAAAATTGAAGGGATAAGATTCGAACATTCCAAGCGTACTTTTATGGAAGAATACCATCAATTGTTACGAAGCGATTGGACCATATATAGAGGTGGAGCCATTTTACTCGACGGTACAGAAAATTGCAGCATTAGCAATTGTGAATTTACAAACTTAGGCGGAAACGTGATTTTTGTAAATGGTTACAACAGAAAAGCTCAAATCATAGGTAACCATATTTTCAATTGCGGAGCATCAGCAATTAGTTTTGTAGGTGACAGTACTGCTGTACGATCGCCTTCTTATCAATACAGCGAATTTGTTCCCATGGAGAAAATGGACACCGTACAAGGGCCAGCAAATGACCTATACCCAGCCGATTGCAAAGTAGAGAACAATTTGATTTACCAAATCGGTCAAGTAGAAAAGCAAGTAGCTGGCATTCAGCTTTCTATGTCAATGAATATTCAGGTCAAAAACAACAGCATTTATGATGTACCTCGTGCAGGAATCAATATCAGTGAAGGAACTTGGGGGGGGCATATCATTGAATACAATGATGTCTTTAACACCGTTTTGGAATCTGGCGACCATGGTTCTTTTAACTCTTGGGGAAGAGACCGTTTTTGGCACCCAAAATGGGGCGTAATTGATAGTTTGGTGCACGCCAATCCACAAATGCCCAACTGGGATGCCATGCATACAACGGTAATTCGTAACAATCGTTTTCGTTGTGATCATGGCTGGGATATTGACTTAGATGATGGCTCTTCCAATTATCACATCTACAATAACCTTTGTCTCAATGGAGGAATCAAACTACGTGAAGGTTTCAATAGGGTGGTTGAAAATAACATCATGGTCAACAATGGTTTCCATCCTCATGTTTGGTTCGACAACAGCAAAGATGTGTTCAAAAGCAATGTCATGATGACAAAACATTTCCCCATTAGACTTGCTGCTTGGGGAACAGAGGTGGATTACAACCTATTTCCAGACTCTACAGCCCTAGCACTGGCTCAAGAGAACAATACCGACGGCCATAGTCTTTTTGGCAACCCAATGTTTGTAAATCCTGAAAAAGGAGATTTCAGCCTTGAAGCAAACTCACCTGCGTTCCAATTAGGTTTCAAGAATTTTCCAATGGATAGTTTTGGGGTTCAAAAAGCTACATTAAAAGCCATTGCAAAGCAACCCGAAATTCCAGAATTGAATATCATGTCATTTCAAAAAGTGCAAAAAAGCACCAGAGAATGGCTAGGAGCAACAATTAAAAGCATTGAAACCATAGAAGAGCAATCAGCCTCAGGCTTGTTTAGTATGGAAGGAGTTATCATTTTGAAACTTGAAAAGGACAATAAATTAGCTAAATCAGGAATTTTAGAAGGAGATGTCATTGTTGGTTTTGATGACGAAAAAGTGGCAAACATCACCCAACTGTTAAATAAGTATCAAGAAAACCTTTGGCACGGAAAGGCAGTCCTCAGCATCATCCGAGACCAGAAAGAAATGAAAATTCCAATTGAGTTGAAATAA
- a CDS encoding Calcineurin-like phosphoesterase, with translation MLNCCKTLLYILVSISPVFAQNTEHAHGEDKHSHTYVHLDSLRNRFADYKILFPSAVPDRIILNLTADPTTSIAVNWRTSIYEKANFIEYGVATHGPEFRENPTKMKAITESLTVARDGEPVVKANYHSATIKNLTPGEKYVYRVGAGENWSEWFQVSMPGTKSAISFVYFGDAQNDVKSMWSRIIREAYHNLPQMDFLLHAGDLINRHDRDLEWGEWFHAGGFIHSQVPSMMTPGNHEYSKVVLSPQWRPQFNLPLNGVKGLEETCYEINYPNLKVISLDAEQIDESEFYKKAQAVWLDSVLTYNPRKWTVITFHYPIYSTKPNRDNVKLRDTFKPIFDKHSVDLVLQGHDHAYGRGTSSNVSTGTSVRAKDSGTMYVVSVSGPKMYDVSTEDDWMDRRAANTQLFQTITVAEDLVHYKAFTGRGDLYDSFIVKKNGNKPNSIINQIPEMPERRLIKD, from the coding sequence ATGTTAAATTGCTGTAAAACATTACTTTATATACTTGTGTCAATCAGCCCAGTTTTTGCTCAAAATACGGAGCACGCACATGGAGAGGACAAGCACAGTCATACCTATGTTCACCTGGACTCTCTAAGAAATAGGTTTGCAGATTATAAAATACTTTTCCCGAGTGCTGTTCCAGATAGGATCATTTTGAACCTGACAGCAGATCCAACTACCTCTATCGCTGTGAACTGGAGAACGTCTATTTACGAAAAAGCTAATTTTATTGAATATGGCGTTGCTACGCATGGTCCAGAGTTCAGGGAGAATCCAACCAAAATGAAAGCAATAACGGAAAGCTTAACTGTTGCTCGCGATGGTGAGCCAGTTGTAAAAGCCAATTACCATTCCGCGACAATTAAGAATTTAACTCCTGGAGAGAAATACGTATACAGGGTAGGTGCAGGCGAAAATTGGAGTGAGTGGTTTCAGGTAAGTATGCCAGGTACCAAGTCGGCGATTTCATTTGTTTACTTTGGCGATGCCCAAAACGATGTGAAGTCCATGTGGTCTAGAATCATAAGAGAGGCTTATCATAATTTACCTCAAATGGACTTTCTTTTACATGCTGGTGACTTAATTAATAGACATGATAGAGATTTAGAATGGGGAGAATGGTTTCACGCAGGAGGTTTTATCCACTCTCAGGTACCAAGTATGATGACACCAGGGAATCATGAGTACAGCAAAGTGGTACTTTCACCGCAATGGCGACCACAATTTAACTTGCCGCTCAATGGTGTAAAGGGCCTTGAAGAAACTTGTTACGAGATTAATTACCCCAACCTAAAAGTTATTTCGCTCGATGCTGAGCAAATAGACGAATCGGAATTTTACAAAAAAGCACAAGCTGTATGGCTTGATTCAGTATTGACTTACAACCCTAGAAAGTGGACGGTAATCACATTCCATTATCCTATATACTCTACCAAGCCCAACCGTGACAACGTAAAGCTTAGAGATACATTTAAGCCAATATTTGACAAACATAGCGTTGATTTGGTTTTACAAGGTCATGACCATGCCTACGGAAGAGGAACATCGAGCAATGTAAGTACGGGAACTTCGGTAAGGGCAAAAGATTCAGGAACCATGTATGTGGTATCGGTCAGTGGACCCAAAATGTATGACGTGAGTACCGAAGATGATTGGATGGATCGTAGAGCAGCAAATACGCAGCTCTTTCAGACGATTACTGTAGCGGAAGACCTCGTACATTATAAGGCATTTACGGGTAGGGGAGACCTCTACGATTCCTTTATTGTAAAGAAGAATGGAAATAAACCAAACAGCATCATTAATCAAATTCCCGAAATGCCAGAAAGAAGGCTAATTAAGGATTAA
- a CDS encoding glycerophosphoryl diester phosphodiesterase, with translation MKFNNVLKSTLLLLMISPVAISQDYLQQVFFAKNSSKVLVAAHRAAHNFAPENSLLAVKNAIREGVDIIEMDIKTSKDGVPMIMHDGTIDRTTNGTGKLESFTYEELRKLRLKNADGTLSNYQIPTLEEVFDLAKGQILIDLDLKLKNIRPVIEVVQKTEMQTQVFFFDSDYSVLKKIKRIDPSLYLMPRTYSAKHVAKAVRIFNPVIIHIDPSFYTKTLVDELKAKNVRVWINAFGDIDKSLSQGNTSQLMEFLNNGANVLQTDQPEKMLKALKAEGLHQ, from the coding sequence ATGAAATTTAATAATGTACTAAAGTCGACCTTGCTACTTCTCATGATAAGTCCTGTAGCTATATCGCAGGACTATCTACAGCAAGTTTTTTTTGCAAAAAACAGTTCCAAAGTTTTAGTGGCAGCTCATAGAGCTGCCCATAACTTTGCTCCCGAAAATTCGCTATTGGCAGTTAAAAATGCAATAAGAGAGGGTGTTGATATCATAGAGATGGATATTAAAACTTCGAAGGATGGAGTACCTATGATCATGCATGATGGTACCATTGACCGTACCACCAATGGAACAGGGAAACTTGAAAGCTTTACCTATGAAGAACTAAGAAAGCTGAGGTTGAAAAATGCAGATGGAACACTGAGTAATTATCAAATACCAACATTAGAAGAAGTATTTGATCTTGCCAAAGGGCAAATACTCATTGACTTAGATTTGAAATTAAAGAATATTAGACCAGTTATAGAAGTTGTTCAAAAAACTGAAATGCAGACGCAGGTTTTCTTTTTTGATAGTGATTATAGTGTTTTGAAGAAAATCAAGAGAATAGACCCAAGTCTATATTTGATGCCACGTACTTACTCAGCTAAACATGTGGCAAAGGCTGTACGTATTTTTAATCCAGTTATAATTCACATTGACCCTAGTTTTTACACCAAAACTTTGGTGGACGAATTGAAAGCAAAAAATGTTAGGGTTTGGATTAATGCATTTGGAGATATTGACAAATCCCTGAGCCAAGGTAATACAAGTCAATTAATGGAATTCCTAAATAATGGTGCCAATGTACTACAAACGGATCAGCCCGAAAAAATGCTCAAAGCATTAAAAGCGGAAGGTTTACATCAATAG
- a CDS encoding Calcineurin-like phosphoesterase translates to MKRRSFFSKSTTALLGLSVTSSTYAKSNQEEDKKAFKVCATIDQNKVYFYSEVINESIKVVHIADTHLFRDDERGIPYQEYSQRMAKAYNETSHFQTREKTNPEESFERALAFAKEVNADVITLIGDIFSFPSEAAIEWVLAKLKGTGIPYIYTAGNHDWHYEGMEGDLESLRSTWIQKRLLPLYQGENPLMSAYDIKGVRFLAIDNSTYQINKEQLEFLKAQVATGKPLVLLVHIPMYAPGKSISFGCGNPSWGAANDHIYKIERRPQWPQNGHTEVTLNFHREVFAAPNLLGIFAGHIHRNSIEMIKGKPQIVTDDNASGGFLDIDFLPLSEVDKKLI, encoded by the coding sequence ATGAAACGTAGATCATTTTTTAGTAAATCAACCACCGCTCTTCTGGGGCTGAGTGTTACATCTAGCACTTATGCGAAGTCCAACCAAGAAGAAGATAAGAAAGCTTTTAAGGTTTGTGCTACCATTGACCAAAACAAAGTTTACTTCTACTCTGAGGTAATTAACGAGTCGATAAAGGTCGTTCACATTGCCGATACGCATTTGTTTAGGGATGACGAAAGAGGAATTCCTTATCAAGAGTATAGCCAAAGAATGGCGAAAGCATACAATGAAACCTCACATTTTCAGACAAGAGAAAAGACCAATCCAGAAGAGTCTTTTGAGCGAGCATTGGCATTTGCAAAAGAGGTAAATGCAGACGTGATAACGCTTATCGGCGATATTTTCAGTTTCCCGTCAGAGGCTGCAATTGAGTGGGTACTGGCAAAATTGAAAGGAACAGGAATTCCGTATATCTATACAGCTGGTAATCATGATTGGCACTACGAAGGTATGGAAGGAGACTTGGAGAGCTTAAGAAGTACTTGGATACAAAAGCGATTACTTCCTTTATATCAAGGAGAAAATCCGCTCATGTCAGCATATGATATCAAGGGCGTTAGGTTTTTGGCTATTGACAATTCTACTTATCAAATTAATAAAGAGCAATTGGAGTTTCTTAAAGCTCAAGTTGCAACAGGAAAGCCTTTGGTGTTATTGGTTCATATTCCTATGTATGCTCCCGGAAAGAGTATCTCGTTTGGTTGTGGTAATCCAAGTTGGGGAGCGGCAAACGATCACATATACAAAATTGAAAGACGCCCTCAATGGCCTCAAAATGGACATACAGAGGTCACGCTTAATTTTCATCGCGAAGTTTTCGCAGCACCCAATCTATTAGGAATTTTTGCTGGACATATCCATCGAAATTCAATAGAAATGATCAAAGGAAAGCCTCAAATTGTAACAGATGATAATGCAAGTGGTGGATTCCTAGATATCGACTTTTTACCACTATCCGAAGTTGATAAAAAACTGATATAA
- a CDS encoding Nitroreductase, whose protein sequence is MELLDKLNWRYAAKAMNGKKVPQEKIDNIIEAISLAPTSSGLQPFEVIVIENQEVKEKIRPIAWNQSVITDCSHLFVFAAWDTYTADRINKMFDLTNTVRGFENEGWENYRQMLLNSYPQKDAEVNFNHAAKQAYIAFSQAIAAAAFEGVDSTPLEGFDPDALDEILGLREKGLRSCVMLPIGYREEEKDWLVNLKKVRKSKEDLVTVIA, encoded by the coding sequence ATGGAATTATTAGATAAATTAAATTGGAGATATGCTGCCAAAGCAATGAATGGCAAAAAAGTACCTCAAGAGAAAATTGACAACATTATTGAAGCAATTTCTCTCGCTCCTACCTCAAGTGGTTTACAACCTTTTGAAGTTATTGTCATTGAAAATCAAGAAGTTAAAGAAAAGATCAGACCTATCGCTTGGAATCAGTCTGTAATTACCGATTGTTCGCATTTGTTCGTTTTTGCAGCTTGGGACACATACACAGCAGACCGAATCAACAAGATGTTTGATTTAACAAATACAGTTCGTGGATTCGAAAACGAAGGATGGGAAAACTACCGTCAAATGCTATTGAATAGCTACCCACAAAAAGACGCCGAAGTGAACTTTAACCATGCAGCAAAACAAGCTTACATTGCATTTTCACAAGCAATTGCAGCTGCTGCATTTGAAGGAGTAGACAGTACTCCACTTGAAGGATTTGATCCTGATGCATTAGACGAAATATTAGGATTGAGAGAGAAAGGCCTAAGAAGTTGTGTAATGTTACCAATCGGATACCGAGAGGAAGAAAAAGATTGGCTTGTGAATCTTAAAAAAGTAAGAAAGAGCAAGGAAGACCTAGTAACAGTTATTGCTTAA
- a CDS encoding DNA-binding transcriptional regulator, MarR family, whose protein sequence is MDNTQLHLKNQVCFPLYSVSRLLTKAYKPYLDEMGITYPQYLVLMVLWENDNVCVNQISEKLLLNTNTLSPLLKRMEKMEIIKRNRSSEDERIVLIRLTEKGLNLRNQAAPIPDKLTKILITENIKLEEVMQLKDMLNEWVKLLSDNEENK, encoded by the coding sequence ATGGATAATACACAGTTACATCTCAAGAACCAGGTCTGTTTTCCTTTGTATTCTGTTTCTCGACTATTGACAAAGGCTTACAAGCCATATTTAGACGAGATGGGGATAACATATCCTCAATACTTGGTACTCATGGTACTATGGGAAAATGACAATGTATGTGTAAACCAAATATCCGAAAAGTTGCTCCTTAACACCAATACACTTTCTCCACTTTTGAAGCGAATGGAGAAAATGGAAATTATAAAACGCAATCGCTCAAGTGAAGATGAAAGAATCGTACTTATAAGGTTAACCGAGAAGGGTTTGAATTTAAGAAATCAAGCAGCTCCCATTCCGGATAAACTTACCAAAATACTGATTACTGAAAACATCAAACTAGAAGAAGTGATGCAGCTAAAAGATATGCTAAACGAATGGGTGAAATTGCTTTCAGACAACGAAGAAAATAAATAA
- a CDS encoding lactoylglutathione lyase family protein yields MTNNKNYPKSFSHIGITVPSIKEAVKFYSEVMGWYVIMEPSKVKKEKDTAIGQMCIDVFGEDWKEFEIAHLATSDGIGIELFSFPHGIKEAPEFNPFNTGLFHFCVQDPNIEELIDKIVSYGGKQRMPIRAYYPENKPFKMCYVEDPFGIVFEIYTHSYELTYSSGAYQN; encoded by the coding sequence ATGACAAATAATAAGAATTATCCAAAATCATTCTCACACATCGGAATCACAGTACCCAGTATAAAGGAGGCAGTAAAATTCTACTCAGAAGTAATGGGCTGGTATGTAATTATGGAACCATCCAAAGTAAAAAAGGAAAAAGATACCGCCATTGGACAAATGTGCATTGACGTTTTCGGAGAGGACTGGAAAGAATTCGAAATTGCACATTTAGCTACCTCCGATGGAATCGGAATTGAATTATTCTCATTTCCACACGGGATAAAAGAAGCACCAGAATTCAATCCTTTCAATACAGGACTTTTTCATTTTTGTGTTCAAGACCCAAACATTGAAGAACTCATTGATAAAATAGTGTCTTACGGTGGGAAACAAAGAATGCCGATTAGAGCGTACTATCCAGAAAATAAGCCATTCAAAATGTGTTATGTGGAAGATCCTTTTGGAATTGTATTCGAAATCTACACCCATAGCTACGAGCTTACCTATTCATCTGGTGCGTACCAAAACTAA
- a CDS encoding DNA-binding transcriptional regulator, HxlR family → MNKDITCPLNYTMNLIGTKWKPLVLFHLLDGGLRSGILQKKIPGISNKMFTQTVRELEKDGLVAREVFPVVPPKVEYRLSERGRSLEPILRSLDEWGSNDSQK, encoded by the coding sequence ATGAATAAAGATATTACTTGCCCTCTAAATTATACGATGAATTTAATTGGTACAAAATGGAAACCACTAGTACTATTTCACCTGTTAGATGGCGGCTTGCGTTCTGGAATTCTTCAAAAGAAAATCCCAGGAATTTCGAATAAAATGTTTACCCAAACGGTAAGAGAGCTAGAAAAAGATGGACTTGTTGCGAGAGAAGTTTTTCCTGTGGTTCCTCCAAAAGTGGAGTACCGTTTAAGTGAAAGAGGGCGTTCACTTGAACCAATTTTAAGAAGCCTAGATGAATGGGGTTCTAATGACAGTCAAAAGTGA